A part of Saccharomonospora amisosensis genomic DNA contains:
- the wecB gene encoding non-hydrolyzing UDP-N-acetylglucosamine 2-epimerase codes for MKPDSTDSATSTAPVTTVPDQRTRPRLLVAYGTRPEAVKLAPLIAELRSISRLDVVVAVTGQHREMLDQVNGLFGIVPRHDLDVIQPGQSLTDITTRTLTGLRDIVEEEQPAAVVVQGDTTSAFTAALAGFYAHRPVVHLEAGLRTSNRYSPFPEEINRRLITQLTTLHLAPTPQARLNLLAEGVHAADVAVTGNTVIDALRHTVARPVPYSDPIIAAVTAGRRLVLVTAHRRESWGEPMTRIGKAIARLAAAEPDTAFVLPAHRNPDVRRALLSSLNGLPNVLVREPMSYAEFARILDECDLVLTDSGGIQEEAPSLGKPVLVLRDTSERPEALRAGTARLVGTGESDIVEAVGELLHDRDAYQAMARAVNPYGDGFAAHRAARAIEELLGIGKRATDFEPATADDEATAVAELDVEGVGR; via the coding sequence ATGAAGCCTGACTCCACCGATTCGGCGACGTCGACCGCCCCCGTCACCACCGTTCCCGATCAGCGCACCCGGCCACGGCTGCTGGTCGCCTACGGCACCCGACCTGAAGCGGTGAAACTCGCCCCGCTCATCGCCGAGCTTCGCTCGATCTCCCGACTCGACGTGGTGGTGGCGGTCACCGGGCAACACCGGGAGATGCTCGACCAGGTGAACGGGCTGTTCGGCATCGTCCCCCGCCACGACCTTGACGTCATCCAACCGGGACAGTCACTGACCGATATCACCACCAGGACGCTCACCGGCCTACGCGACATCGTCGAGGAGGAGCAACCCGCGGCCGTCGTCGTACAGGGCGACACCACCAGCGCGTTCACCGCGGCTCTCGCCGGGTTCTACGCCCACCGGCCGGTGGTGCACCTGGAAGCAGGCCTGCGGACCAGTAACCGCTACTCGCCGTTCCCCGAGGAGATCAACCGCAGGCTCATCACCCAACTGACGACGCTCCATCTCGCGCCGACCCCGCAGGCGCGGCTGAACCTCCTCGCCGAGGGAGTGCACGCCGCTGACGTGGCCGTGACCGGCAACACGGTGATCGACGCGTTGCGGCACACGGTCGCGCGACCGGTCCCGTACAGCGACCCGATCATCGCGGCGGTCACCGCGGGCCGCCGGTTGGTGCTCGTGACGGCCCACCGCAGGGAGTCGTGGGGTGAGCCCATGACTCGGATCGGGAAGGCGATCGCCAGGCTCGCCGCCGCCGAGCCCGACACGGCGTTCGTGCTACCCGCTCACCGTAACCCTGACGTGCGGCGAGCACTGCTGTCCTCTTTGAACGGTCTGCCGAACGTGCTGGTTCGCGAGCCGATGAGCTATGCGGAGTTCGCCAGAATCCTCGACGAATGTGACCTGGTGCTCACCGACAGCGGCGGCATCCAGGAGGAAGCCCCCAGCCTCGGCAAACCGGTGCTGGTACTACGTGACACCTCCGAACGGCCAGAAGCGTTGCGCGCGGGCACGGCGCGGCTGGTGGGCACCGGTGAATCCGACATCGTCGAAGCGGTCGGCGAACTGCTGCACGACCGGGATGCCTACCAGGCCATGGCCAGGGCCGTGAACCCGTACGGCGACGGCTTCGCGGCCCACCGCGCCGCGCGCGCCATCGAGGAACTGCTCGGCATCGGGAAGCGGGCGACCGACTTCGAACCCGCAACGGCCGACGACGAGGCGACAGCCGTGGCCGAACTCGACGTGGAGGGAGTGGGCAGGTGA
- a CDS encoding MraY family glycosyltransferase, which produces MNTVLGMDVAVLGPLLCLVSATLAQPVVLRLLRRAGSVDVPGTRSSHHIPTLRGGGIAVVLGVLLGISLIPHGIWLPLVFAVASFSAIGLAEDLKGLSVRSRLLLQSLAALGVATLLFLADTPAVPLAAVVLIALWITGYVNAFNFMDGINGISGAHAVVGGATFAFVGFWYADLSLQGAGATLAAGGLAFLPWNAVRAKVFLGDVGSYAIGAGLAVSAAYAVLLGVPVEASVAPLALYLADTTWTLQRRIRAGEEWTRPHRSHVYQRLGDLGWTHVQVTVFTAALGVVLCLLGAVSLVGSWQLRLLADMLAVGVVAGYLTSPRWLAPRRATEGAT; this is translated from the coding sequence GTGAACACCGTGCTCGGTATGGACGTCGCGGTGCTAGGGCCGCTGCTGTGCCTGGTGTCCGCGACGCTGGCGCAACCGGTGGTGCTGCGGCTGCTGCGCCGCGCCGGATCGGTCGACGTGCCGGGCACTCGCTCGTCACATCACATCCCGACGTTGCGGGGCGGCGGCATCGCCGTGGTGCTTGGGGTGCTGCTCGGAATCAGCCTTATCCCACATGGCATCTGGTTGCCGCTCGTGTTCGCCGTCGCGAGCTTCTCCGCGATCGGACTCGCCGAGGACCTCAAAGGTCTGTCCGTGCGCTCGCGTCTGTTGCTGCAGTCGCTCGCCGCCCTGGGTGTGGCGACGCTGCTGTTCCTCGCCGACACACCGGCCGTCCCGCTGGCGGCCGTCGTGCTGATCGCGCTGTGGATCACCGGCTACGTGAACGCGTTCAACTTCATGGACGGCATCAACGGCATTTCCGGCGCGCACGCCGTCGTCGGTGGAGCAACGTTCGCGTTCGTCGGCTTCTGGTACGCGGACCTGTCCCTGCAAGGCGCTGGTGCGACGCTGGCCGCGGGAGGGCTGGCGTTCCTGCCGTGGAACGCAGTGCGTGCCAAGGTCTTCCTCGGTGATGTCGGCAGCTACGCCATCGGCGCGGGGCTCGCCGTGTCCGCCGCCTATGCCGTGCTGCTCGGCGTTCCCGTCGAGGCCTCGGTCGCGCCGCTGGCGCTGTACCTGGCCGACACCACGTGGACGCTGCAGCGGCGGATCAGAGCCGGGGAGGAGTGGACGCGGCCTCACCGCAGCCACGTCTACCAGCGCCTTGGCGATCTCGGCTGGACTCACGTACAGGTCACCGTCTTCACCGCCGCACTCGGCGTGGTGCTCTGCCTGCTCGGAGCGGTCAGCCTGGTCGGAAGCTGGCAGTTGCGACTGCTCGCCGACATGCTCGCCGTCGGCGTGGTCGCCGGCTACCTGACCTCACCGCGCTGGCTTGCGCCACGACGAGCGACCGAAGGAGCCACGTGA
- a CDS encoding glycosyltransferase family 4 protein, protein MRILLVTQYFPPEIGAPQARLSEFARTWAADGDTVTVLTGMPNHPTGVVPPEYRGRVRAREQRDGYSVLRTWLYATPNEGFLRKTLGHLSFMVSSVLLGARASGKADVVMVSSPTFFAIGSAWVLAKLKRARLVVEVRDLWPAIFVELGVLTNRWIIKALERLELAAYHAAGAVVVVTEGFRHNLVERGVPPAKVHTIRNGVDTDRFGGDTTPNPAVRQRLGADPGECLVVYAGALGISHALDKVVDAAALLTDQPVRFALVGEGAQKRQITEQVRDLGLPNVRVPGGVARDQVPQVLAAADICVVSLRDVPLFSTFIPSKIFEYLAAEKAVVGAVRGEPAEILRAAGAVVVPPEDSRRLAEEIAALARDPVRRADMGKEGRRFVEQNFDRTELARRCRTVFDSPGGPVESPRHRR, encoded by the coding sequence ATGCGGATACTTCTCGTCACGCAGTACTTCCCACCGGAGATCGGTGCGCCGCAGGCGCGGCTGTCGGAGTTCGCCCGAACCTGGGCGGCCGACGGCGACACGGTGACCGTCCTCACCGGGATGCCGAACCATCCGACCGGGGTGGTGCCACCCGAGTATCGGGGCCGCGTCCGCGCGCGTGAACAACGCGACGGCTACTCCGTACTGCGCACCTGGCTCTACGCAACTCCCAACGAGGGATTCCTCCGCAAGACACTGGGCCACTTGAGCTTCATGGTGAGCAGTGTGCTGCTGGGCGCACGAGCGAGCGGCAAGGCGGACGTTGTGATGGTCTCCTCACCGACGTTCTTCGCGATCGGCTCGGCCTGGGTGCTGGCCAAGTTGAAGCGAGCCCGACTGGTGGTCGAGGTGCGGGACCTGTGGCCTGCCATCTTCGTCGAGCTGGGCGTGCTCACCAATCGCTGGATCATCAAGGCGCTGGAACGGCTGGAACTGGCCGCCTACCACGCGGCGGGCGCTGTCGTCGTCGTGACCGAGGGATTCCGGCACAACCTCGTCGAGCGCGGCGTTCCCCCCGCGAAGGTGCACACGATTCGCAACGGGGTCGACACCGATCGCTTCGGTGGCGACACCACTCCCAACCCGGCGGTCCGGCAGCGGCTCGGGGCCGACCCTGGCGAATGTCTCGTGGTCTATGCCGGTGCGCTCGGCATCTCCCATGCGCTGGACAAGGTGGTCGACGCCGCCGCGCTGCTCACCGACCAGCCGGTGCGCTTCGCGCTCGTCGGTGAAGGCGCCCAGAAGCGGCAGATCACCGAGCAGGTACGTGACCTCGGGCTGCCGAACGTCCGCGTGCCGGGCGGTGTGGCAAGGGACCAGGTTCCGCAGGTGCTGGCCGCGGCCGACATCTGCGTGGTCTCGCTGCGTGACGTTCCGCTGTTCTCCACCTTCATCCCCTCGAAGATCTTCGAGTATCTCGCCGCGGAGAAGGCCGTAGTCGGCGCGGTGCGGGGGGAGCCCGCCGAGATCCTGCGTGCCGCGGGCGCCGTCGTCGTCCCACCGGAGGACTCGCGGCGGCTGGCAGAGGAGATCGCCGCGCTGGCAAGGGACCCGGTGCGTCGCGCCGACATGGGCAAGGAAGGCCGCCGCTTCGTGGAGCAGAACTTCGACAGGACGGAGCTGGCGCGGCGCTGCCGAACCGTATTCGATTCACCAGGAGGTCCCGTTGAAAGTCCTCGTCACCGGAGGTAG
- a CDS encoding SDR family NAD(P)-dependent oxidoreductase: MKVLVTGGSGFLGRHLLPQAIERGHQVVAIARSSRAARVVAELGATPIAGDLDDPAATDAAFTDAGADALVNLASLGFGHAPVIVSAAEEAGLKRAVFVSTTAVTTTIAAASKRVRLEAEETVRASALDWTIIRPTMIYGAPGDRNIARLLSALRRTPILPVPGGGNRLLQPVHVDDLAAAVLTAVESPAASGRTYDVAGPEPMPLAELLAEAIRATGSRARLVPVPLRPAIRMLSLYERLARRPKLKAEQLRRLAEDKAFSIEAAARDLGFCPRSFRTGVTEQANRR; encoded by the coding sequence TTGAAAGTCCTCGTCACCGGAGGTAGTGGGTTCCTTGGCCGCCACCTGCTGCCGCAGGCGATCGAGCGCGGCCACCAGGTCGTCGCCATCGCGCGAAGTTCCAGGGCGGCGCGAGTGGTCGCCGAACTCGGGGCGACACCCATCGCCGGTGACCTCGACGATCCCGCCGCCACGGACGCGGCCTTCACCGACGCGGGCGCTGACGCACTCGTCAACCTGGCATCACTGGGCTTCGGGCACGCGCCCGTGATCGTCTCCGCCGCCGAGGAGGCCGGCCTCAAACGGGCGGTGTTTGTCTCGACGACCGCCGTGACCACCACCATCGCGGCAGCCTCGAAGCGGGTGCGACTCGAGGCGGAGGAGACGGTGCGGGCGAGCGCTCTGGACTGGACGATCATCCGGCCGACGATGATCTACGGTGCACCCGGCGACCGGAACATCGCCCGGTTGCTTTCGGCGTTGCGTCGAACGCCGATCCTGCCGGTTCCCGGCGGCGGTAACCGGCTACTGCAACCGGTGCATGTGGACGACCTGGCGGCGGCCGTGCTGACCGCGGTGGAGTCCCCCGCCGCTTCGGGGCGCACCTACGATGTGGCCGGTCCTGAACCGATGCCGCTCGCCGAGTTGCTGGCTGAGGCGATACGCGCCACCGGAAGTCGGGCCCGCCTGGTGCCGGTCCCGCTCCGGCCCGCGATCCGGATGCTGTCGCTGTACGAGCGGCTCGCGCGGCGGCCGAAGCTGAAAGCCGAACAGCTACGGCGACTCGCCGAGGACAAGGCGTTCTCGATCGAGGCGGCCGCGCGTGACCTCGGCTTCTGCCCCCGCAGCTTCCGCACGGGCGTGACCGAACAGGCGAACCGCAGGTGA
- a CDS encoding MMPL family transporter, protein MAGLLYRLGRFSFRHRRIVLVLWIALLAVFGVGAATLSQSTTDTFSLPGTEAQQGFDLLDERFPKLSADGATAQVVFAAPDGKVTDPEYRSAISSSVAELGRAPDVASVRDPFQGGGVSPDGTIAYAEVRYDLQPDELGDPAREALTTVAENGERAGLQVEVGGTAVQPHPEPPTTEVIGLAVAVVVLTAALGSLLAAGLPLLTALIGVGIGISGVAISTAFFELSSTTSILALMLGLAVAIDYALFIVTRYQHELTVTDDPERAAGRAVGTAGNAVVFAGATVIVALVALSMAGIPMLTAMGLAAAGTVAVAVLIALTLLPAMLGFAGRKAAARRPRRSRGKGLGGRWVAFVTRRPVPVLLIAVLALGVAAVPATDLRLGMPDGSTAPPESTERKAYDLLSEGFGPGFNGPLLVVADLEQGQDAQRTAQALRGDIADLGGVARVGPPMVDPAGETVVLNVIPASSPSSPETEQLVRDIRAHGQDFGGETGAEVFVTGQTAMDIDTSDRLSDALLPYLAVVVGLAILLLMVVFRSVVVPIKAAAGFLLTIGATFGAVVAVFQWGWLDWLFGVEQTAPIMSLLPIFMIGVLFGLAMDYQVFLVTRMREAHVHGAEPKEAVVGGFRHGSRVITAAALIMISVFAGFIASEEDTVKSVGLALAFGVLVDAFVVRMTIVPAVMSLLGRASWWLPRWLGKLLPRVDVEGASLPDDSAEREAKVTAVAR, encoded by the coding sequence GTGGCTGGCCTGCTCTACCGGTTGGGGCGGTTCTCGTTCCGCCACCGCCGGATCGTGCTCGTGCTGTGGATCGCGTTACTCGCGGTGTTCGGTGTGGGCGCCGCGACGCTGTCGCAGTCGACGACCGACACCTTCTCGCTGCCGGGGACCGAAGCTCAGCAGGGCTTCGACCTGCTGGACGAGCGGTTCCCGAAGCTGTCCGCCGACGGGGCGACCGCTCAGGTCGTGTTCGCCGCGCCGGACGGTAAGGTCACCGATCCGGAATACCGTTCGGCGATCAGTTCCAGCGTCGCCGAGCTCGGTCGAGCACCCGACGTGGCTTCGGTGCGAGACCCGTTCCAGGGTGGCGGTGTGTCACCGGACGGCACGATCGCGTACGCGGAGGTGCGCTACGACCTGCAGCCGGACGAACTCGGCGACCCTGCCCGGGAGGCGCTGACGACCGTTGCCGAGAACGGCGAGCGGGCAGGCCTGCAGGTCGAGGTGGGTGGCACGGCCGTGCAACCGCATCCGGAGCCGCCTACGACTGAGGTCATCGGGTTGGCCGTCGCTGTGGTGGTGCTCACGGCGGCGCTGGGTTCGCTGCTGGCGGCGGGATTGCCGTTGCTGACGGCACTTATCGGGGTCGGCATCGGCATCAGCGGGGTGGCGATCTCCACCGCGTTCTTCGAACTGAGCTCGACCACCTCTATCCTCGCGCTGATGCTGGGGCTGGCGGTGGCCATCGACTACGCGCTGTTCATCGTCACCCGCTATCAACACGAACTCACGGTCACCGACGATCCCGAACGCGCCGCCGGGCGCGCTGTGGGAACAGCGGGTAACGCCGTCGTCTTCGCGGGTGCCACAGTGATCGTCGCCCTGGTGGCGTTGAGCATGGCGGGCATTCCGATGCTCACCGCTATGGGGCTCGCAGCGGCGGGCACTGTCGCTGTCGCCGTGCTCATCGCGCTCACCCTGCTACCCGCGATGCTCGGGTTCGCCGGGCGTAAGGCTGCTGCTCGGCGACCGCGCCGATCGCGCGGCAAAGGCCTGGGCGGGCGGTGGGTCGCCTTCGTCACCCGGCGGCCGGTGCCCGTGCTGCTGATCGCGGTACTCGCCCTGGGGGTCGCGGCCGTGCCCGCCACGGATTTGCGGCTCGGTATGCCCGACGGCAGCACCGCCCCACCGGAGTCCACCGAGCGCAAGGCCTACGACCTGCTGTCGGAGGGCTTCGGGCCGGGGTTCAACGGCCCGCTGCTCGTCGTCGCCGACCTCGAACAGGGCCAGGACGCGCAACGGACCGCGCAGGCACTGCGTGGCGACATTGCCGACCTCGGGGGCGTCGCACGGGTCGGTCCGCCGATGGTCGACCCGGCGGGGGAAACCGTTGTGCTGAACGTGATTCCGGCGAGCTCACCGAGCAGCCCGGAAACCGAGCAACTGGTGAGGGACATCCGTGCGCACGGCCAGGACTTCGGGGGCGAGACCGGTGCCGAGGTGTTCGTTACAGGGCAGACCGCGATGGACATCGACACCTCCGACCGGCTGAGCGACGCTCTGCTGCCCTATCTGGCCGTCGTGGTGGGGCTGGCGATCCTGCTGTTGATGGTGGTGTTCCGTTCGGTTGTCGTGCCGATCAAGGCGGCGGCCGGGTTCCTGCTGACCATCGGCGCGACCTTCGGAGCGGTGGTCGCGGTGTTCCAATGGGGCTGGCTGGACTGGCTGTTCGGGGTGGAGCAGACGGCGCCGATCATGAGCCTGCTTCCGATCTTCATGATCGGGGTACTGTTCGGCCTGGCCATGGACTACCAGGTGTTCCTGGTCACCCGGATGCGGGAGGCCCATGTGCACGGTGCCGAACCCAAGGAGGCCGTTGTGGGCGGGTTCCGGCACGGGTCGCGAGTGATCACCGCGGCGGCCCTGATCATGATCAGTGTGTTCGCCGGCTTCATCGCCTCCGAGGAGGACACCGTCAAGTCTGTCGGTCTCGCGCTGGCCTTCGGTGTGCTCGTGGACGCGTTCGTTGTGCGTATGACGATCGTGCCCGCCGTGATGAGCCTTCTCGGCAGGGCGTCCTGGTGGCTGCCCCGCTGGCTGGGCAAGCTGCTACCTCGTGTCGACGTGGAGGGTGCCTCCCTGCCGGACGACTCCGCCGAGCGAGAAGCCAAGGTTACGGCGGTGGCACGCTGA
- a CDS encoding heparinase II/III family protein, whose translation MGRLARTVFRLRPEQVAHRVRLRTQRAALRRWPDAGRRLLETPRPAVVGWPSCFTPVDARTPTRWPSFDELHDGVITLLGHTGKLGDPADWRQLHEPQLWRYHLHYWDWAWTLALQEDQDTARAVFAGWWRSWQQATVFGRYDEWAPYVASLRAWSWCGLYRHLIAGESHEGRFLDALWLHLRFLRPHIERDVGGNHLVKNLKALLGLAIFFGQQRLLDRTLRALARETSRQILPDGGHFERAPAYHCQVLTDLIDIAELLEAVRGHSPEWLTTAITRMRRFLGLVMLPDGTVPLFNDGYPVPDELVGELRPGPPAADGITLLPDSGLAVLRTGELFVTADVGEPCPRGLPAHAHADTLSFLFYDGTRRVVTEAGTSTYDACARRHFERSTGGHSTVEIDGTDSTEVWGAFRAGRRAGVHVVDSTGGADRGGELVLTAEHDGYRHLAGSPVHRRTWRLSDSELRVCDEARGHGRHRLVSRVFLSPEVPPEQADRFGGGWRIEPAGLATGWERIEQGKVLIRETTAQLPWGEEFRYSTSERKGAQ comes from the coding sequence ATGGGAAGGTTGGCCCGCACCGTGTTCCGGCTGCGGCCGGAGCAGGTGGCACACCGGGTTCGGCTGCGGACACAACGGGCGGCCCTGCGGCGATGGCCGGATGCCGGTCGCCGGCTGCTTGAAACACCCCGTCCAGCCGTCGTCGGCTGGCCATCGTGCTTCACCCCCGTGGACGCGCGCACGCCGACGCGGTGGCCCTCCTTCGATGAGCTCCACGACGGGGTGATCACCTTGCTCGGCCACACCGGCAAGCTCGGCGACCCCGCCGACTGGAGGCAGTTGCACGAGCCCCAGCTGTGGCGATACCACCTGCACTACTGGGACTGGGCGTGGACGCTTGCGCTGCAAGAAGATCAGGACACGGCACGTGCGGTGTTCGCAGGGTGGTGGCGCTCGTGGCAGCAGGCAACTGTGTTCGGCCGGTACGACGAGTGGGCTCCGTACGTGGCTTCGCTGCGCGCGTGGTCGTGGTGCGGTCTCTACCGCCACCTCATCGCCGGAGAGTCTCACGAAGGCAGGTTCCTGGACGCGCTGTGGTTGCATCTGCGTTTCCTGCGACCGCACATCGAGCGCGATGTCGGCGGCAACCACCTGGTGAAGAATCTCAAGGCGTTGCTCGGCCTCGCCATCTTCTTCGGGCAGCAGCGATTGCTGGACCGGACACTGCGCGCGCTGGCGCGGGAGACGAGCCGCCAGATCCTGCCTGACGGCGGGCATTTCGAGCGAGCGCCCGCATACCACTGCCAGGTGCTCACCGACCTGATCGACATCGCGGAGCTGCTCGAGGCGGTACGCGGCCACTCGCCGGAATGGCTCACCACGGCGATCACCCGCATGCGTCGCTTCCTGGGCCTGGTGATGCTGCCGGACGGCACCGTGCCGCTGTTCAACGACGGATACCCGGTTCCCGACGAGCTCGTCGGCGAGCTGCGACCGGGACCACCCGCCGCTGACGGGATCACCCTGTTGCCCGACAGCGGCCTCGCGGTGCTCAGAACGGGTGAACTGTTCGTCACAGCCGACGTCGGTGAACCATGTCCCCGTGGACTGCCCGCACACGCACACGCCGACACGCTGTCCTTCCTGTTCTACGACGGGACTCGGCGGGTGGTGACGGAGGCGGGAACGTCCACATATGACGCATGTGCGCGGCGGCACTTCGAACGGTCGACCGGTGGCCACAGCACCGTGGAGATCGACGGCACGGATTCCACGGAGGTGTGGGGAGCGTTCCGCGCGGGCCGCCGCGCAGGCGTACACGTCGTCGACAGCACCGGCGGCGCCGACCGGGGCGGCGAGCTGGTACTGACGGCCGAGCACGACGGCTACCGCCACCTTGCAGGTTCGCCGGTGCACCGGCGAACCTGGCGCCTTTCGGACAGCGAGTTGCGGGTCTGCGACGAGGCGCGTGGTCACGGAAGGCACCGCCTGGTTTCTCGCGTGTTCCTGTCCCCCGAGGTGCCCCCCGAGCAGGCGGATCGCTTCGGCGGCGGCTGGCGCATCGAACCCGCCGGCCTCGCCACCGGCTGGGAACGAATCGAACAGGGCAAGGTGCTGATCCGGGAAACGACCGCGCAGCTGCCCTGGGGTGAGGAGTTCCGGTATTCGACGAGCGAGAGGAAAGGTGCGCAGTGA
- the wecC gene encoding UDP-N-acetyl-D-mannosamine dehydrogenase produces MTEVNRVAVIGLGYVGLPTAAALAGQGVEVVGVDVDQRVVDCVSEGTAPFDEPDLTSTLNEAVSAGMLSASTEMPQADAYIVAVPTPIKEDSHVDLAHVRSATEAIAPRLRDGEVVILESTVPPGTTRLVSEWLERLRPDLDLPHRMDSSPGVHVAHCPERVLPGRIMTEIVTNDRVIGGLTSQCAERAAAIYRIFCRGGILVTDAESAEMAKLVENASRDVEIAFANELSLICDRLGLDVWEIIRMANRHPRVNILQPGPGVGGHCIAVDPWFVIQAAPQQARMMRLAREINDGKPLHVAEQLVAAAGRLREPRIACLGLAFKADVGDLRESPALRIVREVATAAEDAVVDAVEPHVAELPQSLRALDNVRLSGVDEALDRADIVALLVDHQCFRKIKKPRLSGKIVYDTRGMWA; encoded by the coding sequence GTGACCGAGGTGAATCGGGTCGCCGTCATCGGCCTCGGATACGTCGGCCTGCCGACCGCCGCCGCGCTGGCCGGACAGGGTGTCGAGGTGGTCGGAGTGGACGTCGACCAGCGAGTTGTCGACTGCGTCAGCGAAGGGACTGCCCCCTTCGACGAACCAGATCTCACGTCCACCCTCAACGAGGCCGTTTCCGCGGGAATGCTCAGCGCGAGCACCGAGATGCCCCAGGCCGACGCCTACATCGTGGCCGTCCCCACACCCATCAAAGAGGACAGCCACGTCGACCTCGCCCATGTGCGCTCCGCGACCGAGGCCATCGCACCACGGCTTCGCGATGGCGAGGTGGTGATCCTCGAGTCGACGGTTCCCCCGGGGACCACCCGGCTGGTCAGCGAGTGGCTCGAGCGGCTTCGACCCGACCTCGACCTGCCACACCGGATGGACAGCTCGCCGGGCGTGCACGTGGCGCACTGTCCCGAGCGGGTACTTCCCGGTCGGATCATGACCGAGATCGTCACCAACGACCGCGTCATCGGCGGGCTCACCAGCCAGTGCGCGGAGCGAGCCGCGGCCATCTACCGGATCTTCTGCCGTGGTGGCATCCTGGTGACAGACGCCGAGAGCGCCGAGATGGCCAAGCTCGTCGAGAACGCCTCACGTGACGTGGAAATCGCGTTCGCCAACGAGCTATCACTCATCTGCGACCGGCTCGGACTGGACGTCTGGGAGATCATCCGTATGGCGAACCGCCATCCGAGGGTGAACATCCTGCAGCCGGGGCCGGGAGTGGGTGGACACTGCATCGCGGTCGATCCGTGGTTCGTGATCCAGGCCGCTCCGCAACAGGCCCGGATGATGCGGCTGGCGCGCGAGATCAACGACGGCAAGCCGTTACACGTGGCGGAGCAGCTGGTCGCGGCGGCCGGCAGGCTGCGTGAGCCGCGGATCGCCTGCCTGGGTCTGGCCTTCAAGGCCGACGTTGGTGATCTGCGGGAGAGCCCCGCTCTTCGCATCGTGCGCGAGGTCGCGACCGCTGCGGAGGACGCCGTCGTCGACGCCGTCGAGCCACACGTGGCCGAGCTGCCGCAGAGCCTTCGTGCTTTGGACAACGTGCGGCTGTCGGGTGTGGACGAGGCACTCGACCGCGCCGACATCGTGGCCCTGCTTGTCGACCACCAGTGCTTCCGAAAGATTAAGAAGCCCCGGCTGTCCGGCAAGATCGTCTATGACACAAGGGGCATGTGGGCATGA